GGGATTGTTCAAGAGATTCCAACTTATCAACAATGTGTGTGAGGATGCGCTCCAAATGCTCCAATACCGGTCACCTCCTTTTTTATTGTGGGACAAGTATATCATGGAAATGTGTTTACGAGAAAGAGCTAAATTTTGAATTTTAATTGAATTTAATTGTTGAATTGAATTTTGATAACTCGCTGTGCTCACGGATCACCAATCGGTGTTTAAAGTTCGTATTCTTTTTTCAATAATAAAGAATCTTAGATGTGAATTATAATACCGAATAATTTTGACATTCACTAGGAATCATGAAATATGGATTCTTTTTCTTCCAATAATTTTAATGAAACAAATTTGACATTTTCTTTTAAAATTTGTATTCTGTTATTTGCAATCGGTTTCAATAACTGGTTTTACTTGAAAGTTGAAATAATACAAATAATTAAAACTTTTCAAAGGGGGATATTGTGATGAGAAGGGTCATTGTATTTTTACTTGTTTTGATCCCTTTTATTGCCCAATTGCTTCTGATTCCGATGGTGAACCATGTTCAACCGGTTCTATTTGGGCTTCCGTTTTTACATTTTTGGTTATTTATCTGGATGTTACTGACGCCACTTTTTACGTTGGCTGTGCATCGCATCCTTAAACCAAGCAGTGAGGAGTGAAAACATGCAAGGGAATAGTACTGCACTTATTGTAACATCGGTTATCGTTTTAGCCGTTGTAATCATCGGATTTATTGCAGGCCGCAACAAGGCATCCCGAAGTTCTGTTGAGGAATGGTCGCTAGGCGGGCGGCGTCTGGGAAGTTTATTCGTCTGGTTTCTGGTTGGGGCAGACGTTTATACTGCCTATACGTTTTTAGGGTTGACCAGTACAGCGTATTCCGGGGGAAGTATCGCATTCTTCGCTACACCCTATGTGGTATTGGCATATCCTTTGGCATATTTTTTCCTGCCTAAAATATGGGGGATAGCAAAAAAACATCATTTTACCACACTGGCCGATTATGTGGGCGGTCGTTTTGACAGCAAACTTTTATCCGTTTTGATCGGTATAACCGGCGTATTGATGCTGATTCCGTATATAGATCTGCAATTAAGCGGCATTCAAGATACCATGGAGATGGCTGGGGCAGGGTTTATCAATGTTCCTGTGATCGTCGTTTTATCGTTTCTGCTCGTGGCACTGTACACATTTTTCAGCGGAATCAAGGCACCAACATATACAGCGATTATCAAAGACATTTTAGTATGGATCATCATGCTGTATTTGGTTGCTTCGATTCCGATCATTCATTTTGGCAGTTGGGGACATATGGTCGATGTGGCGATGCAAAAAAGCCCAAAGATGTTGACGATTCCGTCAGGCGGACCAAAAGGAATTTTATGGTTTTCATCGGCCGCATTCATTTCTGCGTTGGCACTGTTTATGTGGCCGCATACTGCTACCGGTGTATTCAGCTCCAAAAGTGGCGATGCGTTGCGGAAAAATGCAATTGTACTGCCGTTTTACAATATTGTATTGATGCTGGTCACATTTCTTGGCATAACCGCATATTTAGTGGTTCCTCATGGAACAAATGCCCGTTTGGCATTTTTGACGTTGATTCACATGTCTTACGGAGGGTTTACTCAAGGGCTGGCATATTCAACGATTGCGTTGGCATCGCTTGTTCCTTGCTCCATTATGGCAATTGGCGCTTCCAATTTGTTTGCAAATAACATTTACAGGGATATGATCAATCCGAATGCGGCTTCTGCAAAACTTACCATGGTGACTCGTTATATGGTATTTGTGGTCATCGGCCTGGCGCTGATCTTGGGACTTCTCTTCCCAACGGCGTTGGTATCCTTGCAATTGATGGGCGTGTCTGGAATTGTACAGATTTTCCCGGCGGTCGTATTTAGTTTATATTGGAGAAATCTATCCAAAGAGTCGGTGTTGACAGGATTTCTTGCGGGCATGATTACCGTATTCTTCGTGTACTTCACACACAGTGCACATGGTTTGTATGAAGGATGCTGGGGCTTGCTCGTGAATATTGCAGCAATCCTTGTTACGCATCCGATCTTCGGCAAATTGGCAAAACAACGTTCCAACCCTGTCATTGAGTCTTTGTTTGGGAATAAACGAGGATCGAAAGGCACGGATCGATTAACTGCATGATCGGATAAAATAGCTGCTTGCATAAGGTAATGACACGATTGCAAAAAGGGACTCCTAAACGGCAGTCCCTTTTGTCATTTTTGATATGACTATTTCATCATGCCTTGCCAGGTTTGAAAGGAATTTTCATCTTCCTATTTTCGCCGGTATATGCAGAAGTTCGGGAACAGTAACGAACGTATACCCTTGTTTTTGCAGTGTGGTTATGATCTCAGGCAGCGTCTGTACCGTGTGTTCCATCCCAAGTGTGTTGCCGGCGCAGTGTTGCAGGATAATGCCGCCGGGATATATTTCTTGGCGAACGTTGTTCATGATTTGTGGAACGGGAGTTCCTGCCCAATCTCTTGTATCGACTGACCAATCGATCACTTTATATCCCATCCCGCCAATTTCTTGCAGGATTGCTTTTGATGTCGACCCATATGGGGGGCGAAACAGCGCAGGCTTATAACCCACAAGCGATTGCAGCAATTCATCCGTTTTTTCAATTTCGTTGCGAATTTGTATTGGTGAAAGACGTTTTAAATCCGGATGATTCCATGTATGATTGCCGATGGCGTTACCGTCCCTGGCAATGCGCTGTACCATTTCAGGGTGCGCTTGTGCACGAGCGCCAACGATGAAAAACGTCGCATGTATGTGATACTGTTTTAAAATCCTGAGAATTTTGGATGTAAAAGATACGTCCGGACCGTCGTCAAAGGTTAAGGCGGCTTCTTTTAAAGAGCGGGAACCGGAATAATATAAAATTTGACTTTGATTTATTACCTGCTGTTTTATTGTATGATTGGAAGATGTTTGAATCGGCTGCTGTGGCGGATGTGTAGTGTGATGAATTGCTGTAGTGGATCGTTGTGATTGTTTTGTGGATGGTTCTGGCATGGATGAAAACGTGTAGGCAACGGATTTTGCATGACTTTCCAGAATTCTTTTTTTATCTTGATTTTTTTGACTTATCCCCTGTGTTTTCCACCCGATCAATTGCGGTGGAGCTTTAAATTGCAGCCAATGCTTGGACTGTTCGAAACGTATCGGCTGTTTTGGAGAATTGTCTGGTTGGCACGCGAAAAGAAAAAAGAGCGTTACCGGTAAAAACAATGCGAAAAAGCGAAACAATGGCACCACTCTTGCTCACCTCAATCGTATGCATCCATTGATCTTGTATCATTAGCTTATTTTGCAAAAGGTATTTTAATGACGCAGAAAGCGATCAATGGTAAACTTTTGATATAGAATGCTTCTATGTATGTAAACGTTATCACGACGCTGAGTAATTGCCGACAGATCGAAAAAGAAGTTGATTTGCAGTTATTCAACAATGGCAGCAAAACTGACGGGAGGGATGGGGTATGGCAGAAGGAACAATTTTATGGGAACCGTCAATCGCTCAAATTGAAAAAAGCAGAGTGTATCACTATATGCGATGGGTGCAGAACGAATACGCTCTGACGTTTTCTGGATATGAGGCTTTGTGGCAGTGGTCCGTTGACCATATGGAAGATTTTTGGGAATCATTGTGGTCCTATTTTCAAATCATACAACATTCACCATATCAACGTGTGCTGCAAGGTGATGCAATGCCGGGGATTCGGTGGTTTGAAGGCGCTGCTTTAAATTATGCAGAGCATGTGTTTCGGAATGAACAGAAGGAGCGGCCTGCAATTTTGTTTCAATCGGAACATCAGTCGTTGAAGGAGATCACTTGGGAGACACTGCATCATTCTGTAGCATCTGTTGCCAAGACATTGAGGAATATGGGAGTACAAGCTGGAGATCGCGTCGTCTCCTATATGCCGAATATCCCGCAGACAGTCATCGCATTTTTGGCTTGTGCCAGTATCGGTGCCGTCTGGTCCAGTTGTTCACCCGACTTTGGTACGCCAAGTGTCATTGACCGATTTCAACAAATCGAGCCGAAAGTTTTGTTTACGATCGATGGGTATCAGTATAATGGAAAATCCTTTGACAAAATGAATGCGGTCGCAGAGTTGCAGCATGCGTTGCCGACTTTGCAACATACGATCCTCGTTCCATATCTGAAGGAAGATATTTCTGCAGATTTGCCGGAAAATACGATTCTTTGGGAAGAAGTTTTGCAGACAGCAGCAAAGCTGCAATTTGAACCGTTGGCGTTCGACCATCCGTTATGGGTGTTGTATTCGTCAGGAACGACTGGACTTCCCAAAGCGATTGTCCAAGGGCACGGCGGGATTTTGCTCGAACATCTGAAAACATTGAGTTTTCATAGTGATATTTCTGCAAACGATCGATTTTTCTGGTATACGACAACCGGCTGGATGATGTGGAATTACCTGATCAGCGGTTTGCTCGTAGGTGCCACGGTTCTTTTATATGACGGCAACCCGGCATATCCGGACATGCATGTATTGTGGAAATTCGCAGAGTCAACCAAAATGACCGTGTTTGGAACAAGTGCCAGCTATATCACAAGTTGTATAAAAGCGGGCATTCAGCCAGGAAAAACATATGATCTGTCCGCGTTGCGCGGAATCGGCTCGACCGGATCTCCATTGACGCCTGAGGGATTCAAGTGGGTTTATGACAAAGTAAAACCGGATATTTGGCTGGCACCTTTGAGTGGCGGGACGGACGTTTGTTCCGCGTTTGTCGGCGGATGCCCGGTTTTGCCTGTACGAGTCGGAGAGATGCAATGCCGTTTTCTAGGGTCGAAAGTAGAGGCATATGATCCGGCTGGCCAATCGTTAATCGATGAGATGGGAGAACTGGTGCTCAGCAAGCCGATGCCATCGATGCCCCTATATTTTTGGAATGATCCGGACGGCAAGCGATATCGGGAAAGTTATTTTGATGTTTATCCAGGTATTTGGCGGCATGGGGATTGGATGCAAATCGGAAAACACGGCGGTTGCGTGATTTATGGGCGGTCCGATTCCACGATCAATCGGCATGGCATACGCATGGGCACCCGCGATATTTATCAAGCGGTAGAATCCATTGAAGAGGTTGTGGATAGTTTGGTGGTCGACCTCGAACTGCTTGGACGTCCGTCTTTTCTTCCGCTGTTTGTAGTTTTGCGGCCAGGTGTCCAGCTTGACGATTCTTTGCGGCAAAAGATAAAAGCAAAGATTCGTGAGACCGTATCGCCACGGCATGTACCAGATGAGATTTTCGCGGTGAACGATATACCCAAAACGTTAAACGGAAAAAAATTAGAAGTTCCCATTCGGCGCATTTTGCTTGGACATCCTGTAGCGCAAGCGGTAAATCTGGATTCCATGGGAAATCCGCAGTCATTAACGTTTTTTATTGATCTCGCAAAACAATTGAATAAAGCTGGCCAATCAATGGAATGGGAATGAAAAATCATCGATCGATACGAGTGTAGAATGAAATGAATCTCCTGCAATCGGGGAGATTTTTTTAGTACGATCGGAAAGTATATGTTTAGCACTCCACATAAGGGCACAAGCCCTGCATGTATCACAAGATCCGGAAATTTGACCTGAGGGGAACTGTGTAATGGTTATGAAAGCAATTCTATTTGGCGGTACAGGATTTATCGGGCAAGAAATCTGTTGCTACTTTCTTGAAAAAGGAATGGAAGTCTATGCAGCTTCCAGATCTTCCTCGAAACATGTGACGTTTGGAACTCGCATCACCTATCAATTGCATTCGTTACAAGAGTTGTTTGAGAACATGCGTGATGATTATCTGATTTTGAATCTGGCAGGAGAATCGATCCATTCAGGTCGCTGGACAGAAAAGCGAAAACACAGAATACTCGAATCGCGAATGCAAACAACGAATGCGATTGTAAAAGCCATTGCAGAAGTTTCCAATAAACCAAAACTACTGATGAATGCATCTGCTATCGGATATTACGGCCATTCGGATGAACAGACGTTTCAAGAAAATGATCCGCCGGGAGAAGATTTTTTGGCGGATGTGTCCACTCGTTGGGAGCAGGCTTCGTTGCCGGCACAACTACATACAAGAGTTGTCTTATTGCGTCTTGGTGTCGTATTGGGAAAACACGGCGGAGCGCTTCCCCGAATGGTTTTGCCCTATCGATTCGGCATCGGCGGGCGTATCGGCAGAGGGACACAGTGGGTATCCTGGGTTCATCTTCATGATGTTGCGCGGATTTGTCATTATTGTTGGCAGAATGATGCAATTGCCGGGCCCGTCAATGTTACGGCTCCACACCCCGTAACGATGAATGAATTTGGCAAGTCAATTGCGCATGTCGCGAAACGTCTGCATTGGATTCCTTTGCCGGAAATAGCTTTGCGAATCGGTCTTGGGGAAATGTCGGAAATCATCCTGGAAGGCCAACGCGTACTTCCGAAAAAACTGCTGGACAGCGGTTACGAATTTCTGTATCCTTCCTTGGATATTGCATTGAAAGATTTGCTCCATAAATAATCATCGTAGTTGCATTATTGTCCATTTTGGTAAACGTTTTTACGCGTACAACACAAATGCCGTTCTTCATTTTAAATACCGTCAAGTAGTTTCATGAAGTACGGCAATTGCGTCAATGCATGCATGGAATTGTTTGGAACAGTATTGATTGTGGTGAATTCAATCTACTTTCAGTACTATTTCTTTTATTTGTCTTTCAAAAAAAGATGCAAGTTCTGATTTAAGCAAGTCGAAACGTCGATCGTTTAATAATATCGATACGAATTCGTCATTGGCAGGACGGTTATTTTCTTTTAAAAGATTTTTTAAATCGGCAACCGTAAAAGATAGGGAAACAATCTGGTAGTCGTTATCATAGGTAATCAAGTTGTCATGAACATGAACAGATAAAATATTTTCATATTTAATCCGATATAGTTCTTCACTCATTTCAATCTCTACGACCTGCTGTCGCACACTTTTCACTTTTGCCTTTGTAAATAATCGGGTATGTTTTAAGGATTGTTCGCGAATATCTATAAGTGCATTGCGTGTATAGATTTGCTGCAACATTTCACGAGTTTTTAATACGTCCATCGTCTCACCTTTTATTCTTTCAGTATAAATATCTTACATATATAGTAGAATAGTATCATAGAATTGGCTTCTCTACAGCCGATTTACGTATTCATTTCTTATGAAATTTCTTCCCCTCGCGTGATTCTCCATTCGTTTTCGTCCTCCTGCAATTGCAACGTGATTTTTTAAACCAATGACTCCATTATTCTAAATCGAATCTATAAGAAAAATTTAAAATTAAACAAAAAATGAATACAATATTAATATCCGATATATGGTATTATTGGGTTAAAATATATGAAAAATTTGCCATGATCGTACGGTAAAAACCTTTGAGGGATACGATATGAGATTTAATAGGATACATAACTTTTATTGTTTTATCAATAAATCTATGAAACTCTATTTTGATTCGAAAATCGAAAGGGAGTTTCAATTTGATTTTTTCAAAAAGCATCTTTCCATCTTGCGATTGGGAATCCTCATATCGATTGCATTTTTTTCGCTGATAGGAATTGATGATATTTGGCTGGCGAAAAAAACCATAAACAAAATTTGGTTGATACGATTTGGCATTATGGATCCGTTTTTTTTGATAAGTTTGGGAGTTACTTACACGAAGTTTTTTCGGCTGCATATGCAGAAGATCATGATGATCGTACAGTTAGGCTCAGGGATCGGGGCAATTTCAATCCTCGCAATTCTTACGAACGGTGAAGCAGCCAATTATTATTATTATGCCGGATTGATGTTGATTATTTTCGGGAATTTTACACTTATGGGCTTACAGTTTATCAATGCTCTTGTTGTTTCGGTATGCGTACTTGTTGGATATGAGTGTATCGCCATATTCAGGCAGCATTCCTTGCAAGATCGATTGCATGGCTCCATGTATTTGGCGTTTATCAATAGCAACTTTTTTCTGTTTTCCTGTTTGCTTATCGGATTGGTTGCCGGATATTTGATGGAACGGTATAAACGCAGCGATTTTTTAAATCGAAAAGAGATTGAAACAAAAACGAAACAATTATCGAAAGCAAATATGTTGTTGCGGCAACTTTCCTTTAAAGACGGACTAACAGATGTTTACAATCGAAGGGCGTTTAATGAAAAACTTGCGGAGGAATGGTTAAAATCCCAGCGATATGGTACAAGTCTATCTTTAGTCATGATCGATGTAGATAATTTTAAAAAATATAACGATAAATATGGACATCAACAGGGGGATGAATGTTTAATTAAAGTTTCACAGGCGTTACAGGAATGTTTTTGCGGACCGAATGATTTTATTGCCCGATATGGCGGAGAAGAATTTGCCATTATTCTTCCTGATACAGATGAAACAAATGTTGCGAAACGAACGGATTTGCTTCATGGAAAAATGCAACAATTGGCATTATCCCATACTCTATCCGATTATTATTATGTAACGCTAAGTGTGGGAGTTACTGTTTGGAACGCAGCTTCTGCAACAAGCCTGGAGGATTTTTTAAAAGTTGCCGACACTGCTTTATACCAATCAAAAAATAATGGGCGCAATTGTACTACAATTATTCCCATTTAAGTGCGTGTTCAAAAAATGGCTAAACAATACAGTTTTTACAATTTTTTAAGTTCTCTTTAAAAGAAGCAGGCAAGGTTTGCGGATGCCTTGCCTGCTGCCATAGGGAATTTTCCGCAATTGGGACTCCCTGCAATCGGGCTTTCCTCCAATCGGATAAAGTGCCGGATTACCGATTTATGGATTTCATGGCACCTTCCGGATAACGTTCACCGGTTGCTGCACCATATGGGAAAATTGCGTGAATTTGTTCCAATTCTTCATTTGAAAGGGTTACGTTCAGAGATCCCAGGTTGTCCTCCAAATATTTTCTCTTTTTGGTTCCTGGGATCGGAACGATATCCTGACCTTGTGCCAACAGCCATGCCAATGCAATTTGTGCCGGAGTACAGCCTTTTTCCTTTGCAATCTCTTGGACTTTCTGAACCAGATCCAGATTCTTTTGAAAGTTTTCACCTTGAAAACGCGGGGAGTTTCTCCTGTAATCGTCAGTCGGCAAATCGTCGAACGTTTGGAATTGTCCTGTCAAAAATCCGCGGCCTAAAGGACTATAGGGAACAAATCCGATGCCAAGCTCCCGGCAAGTCGGCAGTATTTCCTCTTCTACATCTCTTGTCCAAAGAGAATATTCGGTTTGTAATGCAGTGATGGGATACACTGCATGTGCCTGGCGGATGGTAGCGGCAGATGCTTCCGAGAGCCCTATGTATCGAACTTTGCCTTCCCGTACCAAGTCGGCCATAGCGCCAATTGTTTCTGCAATCGGAGTGTTGGGATCGACTCGATGCTGGTAATACAGATCGATATGATCAATACCCAGTCTGCGCAGGCTTGCTTCACATGCGGATTTGACATATTCCGGGCGGCCGTTGACTCCCAAAAATTCTCCCTTTTCATTTCGGACATTCCCGAATTTGGTCGCCACTATGACTTGATTTCTCTGCCCTTGGATGGCTTTTCCCACAAGCTCCTCGTTTCTGCCAACTCCATACATATCAGCCGTATCAAGGAACGTCACACCTAGCTCAATTGCCCGATGAATGGTAGCGATGGATTCACTGTCATCTCGACCGCTATAGAAATCGGACATTCCCATACAGCCAAGTCCAAGTGCCGACACTTGCAGCCCTGTTTTTCCAAGTACTCTTGTTTGCATCGCAATTACCTCCCTATGTATACAGATGTATTAATTGTATCATTATTCCTTTTGTATAGGTACTTCTACTGCATTTGGCAGTGTATTGCCCGCACTGCTTTGATTAACTGCTTTGGTTGTCGATAAAAAATGCAAACATGCTTCATGATATTTTTATAGGAATATTTGATAAAAAACGATACACTTGTATAAGGAGAACATGTACAGAATATACTTTAGGGTCTATTAACAAGGGAATGTTTTGTTGTGATGTACGAGCATCGAAATGTTCAAATTTCCAAATGGCGAACTGTCGATCTCAAAGTAAGCGCTATCTCAGAGTAGTTAGGAGGGAGAGTCATTTGCCCATTACGCCCCTTATTTTAAAAGCATCGATTGTAATACTTGTTTCAGCCATTCTTCAAGCAAGCACGGGTTTTGGATTCTCCATTCTCTCAACTCCTTTCTTGCTGTCTTTTTTTCCGGCGCGCGATGCGATTCAAATCAGTTTGCTTTTTACATTGCTTATATCACTAGGCATGTTGCGTTCTACCTACTCGGAAATCGATAAAGTTTTGTTGAAGCGTTTAAGTTGGAGCAGTATCGTCGGAATTCCTTGCGGCATCGTTGTTTTCTGGTTGATTTCTTTAATTTGGATAAAATGGTTATTGGCTGTTGCGATTTTAGGTTCTACTCTGTTTTTGGTTCTCCAAAGACAGATTGCAAGATCACGAAGGAAGGATGTCATTGCAGGATTTTTAAGCGGATTGTTGACTACCAGTGTGGGTGTTCCAGGTCCTCCGTTATTGATTTACATGACAGGCAGCAGTATGGACAAAGCGATTGTTCGAAGTACCACTTTAACTTTTTATATCGTTGTTTATTCCGTCGGGATTATCAGCGAATGGGTTACAGGGGGATTTACCGCTCATCTCTTGGCAACAACCATTTTTTTATTGCCTTCGATGTTTTTAGGGATATGGATTGGGAAATATGTATTTCTTCGTTTTACTCCCGTTGTCTTTCGAAGGACACAACTTGCGATCCTTTTATTTACCGGCTTGTATCTGCTTTTTTCCATCCTTTCGTCCACGTTCGCTGCAGCGGCCTGAAACCATGGGCGTTGCGAAAAGGACAACTGGATGACGAGCATGATTGGATAGGATCGGGCTGGAATTTTGAATTGCTAAAATCAATTGAATCGATTACCATTTTATAGTATAGTTGCTGTTCATATTCATTTGTGTTTTACAAGTAGGAGGAACGGATCAGATGGGAATCACCATGAAAGACATTGCCCGCGAGGCAGGTGTATCTGTTGCAACTGTTTCGCATGTGATTAACAAGACAAAGCATGTATCTGCAGAAAAACAGAGGCGTATTCTCGAAGTCATTGGAAAATTGCAATATTCCCCGAATATTGCCGCGAAAAATTTGAAAATGCAAAAAACCAATACTGCTGGTTTGGTTGTTTCCAGTTTTCTCGATTCGTACGTAACAAGTATTGTAAATGGGGTAGGAAACCGCGCCCGTGAACTCGGGTATAATTTGTTATTCGTGAATACAAATGAACAACAACAATATGAGGAAGAAGCTGTCCGCGTTCTAAGTTCAAATGCTGTAGATGGAATGATCTTGTCACCTACAACGAGCAACCTTCGTTATCTCGGCAATTTTCTGGAGAAACAATTGCCGATCGTTTTTATCAACCGTTACGATCCACATTTTCCGGAGATACCAAGAGTTACTGCAGATGATTTTCAAGCTGGATATGACGCTGCTTTTCACTTATTGGGACATGGACATACAAAAATAGGCCTTGTTCTGGCGGTGCCCAATGTGACATCTACCGTCAACCGGATCGCAGGATATAAAGCAGCGCTTCTGGAAAAGGGCATTTCTTTTGACGAAAGTTTATTGGAAATCGGTTATGCAACTGTAGACGGGGGATTGAATGCGGTGAAGTCGCTGCTGAAACGTGAACCGCAAATTACCGCATTATTTACTTTGAGCGACTTAATGACAATCGGCGCCGTTAAAGCCCTCAATCAGCTTTCCTTGCGTTGTCCGGAAGATATCGCTATCATCGGTTTTGGCGATTTTGAAGCGGCAGCAGCGATGTATCCACCGATTACAAACGTAAATCCTCCGCATACGATCGGGCAAACTGCTTTTGATCTTTTACTCAATAAGATGCAGAATTTCAAATATACCAAACATATTCAATTGCCCGTATCCTTGATTATACGAAAGTCCTGCGGTTGTTAATTTAAACGTTTTTCTAAATAGGCAAGCAATATAACCGCAGATAATATGAAAAAGCGAGAAATATTGAAAAAACAAAATAATAACGGCCCTGATTACAGATAAATTTGATAATTCTCTGTATTTTTCTGAAATTTCAATGTTTTTGTAAGTTGTAATGCATTTTTTCAAATCATATACTTGAATCAAGTTAAACGTTTTAATTTTTCTTTTCCTCAAAGAACTGCCTCATGTGTATGAAGTCGAATGGATATTTTCAGTAGAAGAAATGCAGTATGTATGTTTGTATTCTACAACATGAAACCGCTTACTGATTCCCCTTTTCTATTACATTTCAATCTTGCATCTAAGAGATACCTTGCCAGT
Above is a window of Fodinisporobacter ferrooxydans DNA encoding:
- a CDS encoding LacI family DNA-binding transcriptional regulator; its protein translation is MGITMKDIAREAGVSVATVSHVINKTKHVSAEKQRRILEVIGKLQYSPNIAAKNLKMQKTNTAGLVVSSFLDSYVTSIVNGVGNRARELGYNLLFVNTNEQQQYEEEAVRVLSSNAVDGMILSPTTSNLRYLGNFLEKQLPIVFINRYDPHFPEIPRVTADDFQAGYDAAFHLLGHGHTKIGLVLAVPNVTSTVNRIAGYKAALLEKGISFDESLLEIGYATVDGGLNAVKSLLKREPQITALFTLSDLMTIGAVKALNQLSLRCPEDIAIIGFGDFEAAAAMYPPITNVNPPHTIGQTAFDLLLNKMQNFKYTKHIQLPVSLIIRKSCGC